The Henckelia pumila isolate YLH828 chromosome 2, ASM3356847v2, whole genome shotgun sequence genome includes a window with the following:
- the LOC140884396 gene encoding photosystem I assembly factor PSA3, chloroplastic yields MARIQPQQNPTMATLSNSSSNRIYTISCKPLSPSLLYLRRLCRAPRAGRKSSKPNGGLFLVRAYMEESASISGFASKLIGALPVVGLFARIISDEGGVGGDLIDFAEFRRRVGKKCSVNDSRAFYDFQDRHGKTGEPLNVLMCCWLAAVGAGLLKSEEILEGVARLRISEDIEFEEENFIAMMNEARERRAKSGSLSPTIPMEYRVEKALEAIYVCCFGGDPIEEEEDVADLSVMLNAVFPTIGQREMDRIVREKATRLAEGTDEIKIPEKNKPLPKEAVQLQMKDLQFLRDGGDAT; encoded by the exons ATGGCTAGAATTCAACCGCAGCAAAATCCAACAATGGCGACGCTCTCCAATTCTTCATCCAATCGAATCTACACCATATCCTGCAAGCCCCTTTCCCCATCTCTTCTCTATCTGCGCCGCCTCTGCAGAGCTCCGCGCGCCGGACGCAAATCCTCGAAACCCAATGGCGGTTTATTCCTCGTTCGCGCCTACATGGAGGAATCGGCATCCATTTCGGGCTTCGCCAGCAAATTGATCGGAGCACTTCCGGTGGTTGGGCTATTCGCCAGAATAATCAGTGACGAAGGAGGTGTGGGAGGAGATCTCATCGATTTCGCGGAGTTCAGAAGGAGAGTGGGGAAGAAGTGTTCGGTGAATGATTCTAGAGCTTTCTATGACTTCCAGGATCGACACGGGAag ACAGGGGAGCCTCTGAATGTATTGATGTGCTGCTGGCTAGCTGCTGTTGGTGCAGGTTTGCTCAAATCTGAAGAAATACTGGAAGGCGTGGCCAGGCTACGGATTTCCGAGGATATCGAATTCGAAGAGGAAAATTTCATTGCTATGATGAATGAAGCAAGAGAG AGGAGAGCGAAGTCAGGCTCCCTTTCGCCAACAATTCCTATGGAATATCGAGTAGAGAAAGCTCTTGAAGCCATTTATGTCTGTTGCTTCGGGGGAGATCCtatcgaagaagaagaagacgtagCGGATCTATCTGTGATGCTCAATGCTGTGTTCCCCACCATCGGACAGCGAGAGATGGATAGAATCGTGAGAGAGAAGGCGACGAGACTCGCGGAAGGAACCGACGAAATCAAGATTCCGGAGAAGAATAAGCCATTGCCAAAAGAAGCTGTGCAGCTGCAAATGAAGGACTTGCAGTTTTTGAGAGACGGGGGAGACGCGACCTAA